The Macaca mulatta isolate MMU2019108-1 chromosome 19, T2T-MMU8v2.0, whole genome shotgun sequence sequence tgtatttttagtagagacggggtttcaccatgttagccaggatggtctcgatctcctgacctcgtgatccacccgcctcggcctcccaaagtgctgggattacaggcttgagccaccgcgcccggcctttcttatttttttgagacagggtctcacccaggctgagagcagtggcaggatcactgcttactgcagcctcgaccttcggagctcaaatgatcctcctgcctcaacatgccgagtatctgggactatgggtgtgcacccagctaatttttttttttttgagatggagtcactctgttgtctaggctagagtgcagtggtatgatcttggctcaccgcaacctctgcctcctgggttcaagtgattctcctgcctcagcctcctgagtagcagggactacaggcgttcgccaccatacatggctactttttgtatttttagtcaagatggggttttactatgtgggccagcctggtctcgaactcctgaccttgtgatccgcctaccttgaccttccaaagtgctgggattacaggcatgagcctctgggcctggcctttttttattttttattttttttgagatggagtttcactcctgtcgcctaggctggagtgcaatggcacaatctcggttcactgcaacctctgcctcctgggtttaagtgattctcctttctcagcctccggagtagctgggattataggtcctgccaccacacccagctaatttttttttttttttttttttttttttttttttttttttgagacggagtctcacgctgttgcccaggctggagtgcagtggcgcgatctcggctcactgcaagctccgcctcccgggttcccgccattctcctgcctcagcctcctgagtagctgggactacaggcgcccgccaccgcgcccggctaattttttgtatttttagtagagacggggtttcactgtggtctcgatctcctgaccttgtgatccgcccgcctcggcctcccaaagtgctgggattacaggcttgagccaccgcgcccggccctaatttttgtatttttagtagagacagggtttcaccatgttggccaggccagtctcgtactcctgacctcaggtgatccacccgcctcggccacccaaagtgctgggattacaggcatgacccaccgcacccggcccagctaaaatttttttgtttgtttgtttattttttgtagagatgatctcctttgcccaggctggtctccaactcctggatgCAGTCTATCTTCCCGCCTtgacctcgcaaagtgctgggattacaggtgtgcagctGGCATGGTTATGGTTTAACATTATGAATATAATTCATGCCACAGAATGGTGAacttaaaatggataaaataaaattttgtatgaAAACTTTAAAGATCATAAAAAAAACCCTTTAGCTCTATGAAACACCTggttaggctgggcgcagtggctcatgcctgtaatctcactttgggaggccgaggtgggaggatcatttgaagtcaggagtttgagaccagcctggccaacagggtgaaaccgcatctctactaaaaatacaaaaattagccgggtgtggtggtgggcgactgtaatcccagctacttgggaggctgaggcaggagaattgcttcaacccaggaggtggaggttacaatgagctgagattgcgccactgcactccagccggggaaacagagtgagactctgtctcgaaaaaaaaaaaaaagagaaagaaaaaaaaaagaaacacccagGTAAGATGATGAAATAAGCTCCTGAGTGGGAAACTATTTTCAAACTGTACATACAGCAAAGAACTAGTAtctactgtgtatatatatatatgtaaaactgtCACCCTTATTTGGAAACACAGACATCTAACAGTGATGTCACCATATGTAATAAAGGGATtctaggaatgagccaccactcctgactcttagagaattttgaaatataaaaagccATGATATCTCCAAGGCAATCAAATTCCTATTCTCACTGGTATATTAAGAAAAACAGACTACAAGCATttgctcacacctgtgatcccagcactttgggaggccgatcacttgagcccaggagttcaagaccggcctgggaaacatagtgaaatcccatctctattaaaaatttaaaaattagcaaggcgtggtcaCCTGcttctgtagtctcagctactcaggagactaaggtgagaggattgcttgagccaggaggtgaaggctgcaatgggctatgattgagccactgcactctagccttggtgacagtgagactgtctcaaaaaaaaaaaaaaaaaaaaaaaaaagaggctaggcgtggtggctcatgcctgtaatcccagtactttgggaggctgaggtgggcagatcactggagatcaggagtttgagactagcctgttCAAGATAtttggtgaaactccgcctctactaaaaatacaaaaattagccgggcatgtgacgcgcacttgtaatcccagctactcaggaggctgaggcaggagaatcgcttgaacccaggaggtggagattgcagtgagcctagattgtgccactgcactccagcctgggtgacacagcgagactctgtctcaaaaaagaaaaagaaaagaggaaaaagaaaaaaggggtaCGTAAATTTGGCATAAACCTGGAAACTCAATACTGTCAACAAATTGGACTAAAACCCCTAATGAATTTACTTATTTCAACCATTTTATTCAAATATGCATATCCTACACAATACACCCagttaaagtgtacaattcattagtatagtatattcacagatatgtgcaatcatcaccacagTGGATTTGCATCACCTGAAAGAGAAACCCTGTACCCTTTAGGTATCCTCATCCTCTCCCATCTTTCTTCCTCAATACCCAGCCCGAGGCAGTCAGCAATTGACTTTCTTTCTCTGCAGATTTCTCTGCTCTGGACTTTCATATGAACGAAATCATACCATATGGGGAATTTTTAACTGGGTTTCATTTACCATCGTTTTTTGAAGGGATATCCATGTTGTAGTTTGGTCCTGTACATCATTTAGATTTATGAtggaattattaatatttttcattgtatGGCTATTACATATTTTATCCGTGCATTCAATAATGGATtggtttctaccttttggctgtcATGAATaacactgctataaacattcatgctCAAGGtcttgtgtggacatatgtttctatttatttctacCTACAACAGAAACTGATGTCATATGGAAATTCTGTTTAgtagtttcttttaaatttaaaaggcttgaagatttattatttttttcttgtggcaAAAACTCTTAAGATTAAATAtaccggctgggcatggtggctaacatctgttatcccagcactttgggaggccgaggcaggtggatcacctaaggtcaggagttcgagaccagtctggtcaacatggtgaaaccccatctctactaaaaatacaaaaattagttgggcgtggtgctctgtgcttgtaatcccagctactcaggaggctgaggcatgagaattgcttgaatctgggaggcagaggttgtagtgagcccagatcgtgccactgcactccagcctgagcaacaagagcaaactgtctcaaaaaaaaaaaaaaaaaaaaaaaagattaaatatacCATGTTAACCCCAAGTGTATAGGTCGGCAGTGTTGTCTATTCACACTGTTGGAAAACAGATCTTCAGACCTTTTCAATCTTGCAAAACCCAAAATCTATACCCATTAAACCAACTGCCTACCACCCCAGCCCCATTCTACAGCCCCCATTCTCAGCAACGACCTTGCTGCACTGTTTCTGCATTTTGACTACTTCGGCTAGTCCATATGGGCGAAATCCTACAGCATTTATTGTTTGATGACTGCCTCATTTCACTCAGCCTAATGTCCTcagggctggatgcagtggctcacgcttgtaatcccagcacttcaggaggccaaggcaggtggatcacttgaggccagtttgagactagcctggccaacatggcaaaaccctgtctctattaaaaatacaaaaattagccagatgtggtggtgtgtgcctgtaatcccagctactcaggaggccgaggcaggagaatcacttgaacccaggaggtggaggttgcagtgagccgagatggagccattgcactccagcctgggagacacagcgagactctttctcaaaaaacaaaaaaccaatattAAGTCATCcgatctatgagcatggaattctctgaaaatacagaaaaacacaatagttatttttcttacTATCAAACAGTAACATGCAACACTTCTGCGACCAGATGTGGGGGATTTTTCCACACACACCAAGCAAGCAGTTCTGCAGAGCATTCCTCTCCAGCAGACACCAGGAGGCTGCCGCCTAACTGAACTAAATTTGGATGCTActtggagatagcatcagattcCACAGGTTCAGGTCCCAGTGCCACAAGACTGCCCTCACCTCacatgtcagttttttttttttttttaattaattaatttttttgagatggagtctctgtcgccaggctggagtgcagtggtgcgatcttggctcactgcaacctccacctcctgcattcaagccattctcctgcctcagcctcccaagtagctgggactacacgcgcctgccatcacgcctggctaatttttgtatttttagtagagtcggggtttcaccatgttggccaggatggtctcgatttcttgaccttgtgatccgcctgcctcggcttcacaaagtgctgggattacaggcatgagccaccatgcctggcctggaattcttaacaggaccatTAGGATTAAACAAATTTTACCGGGGGTCTGAAGAAATGATGTCATCAAGCACCTGGCTTGACTACATCATTGGATATTGGTGATAAACTTAAACTTCAGCCCCTCTCTCCTCCAGGTGAGGCAGGGAACTTAAGGCCAATTCGTGCTGACTTCCTAAAGCTGGATCAAAGGAAAACACCAAGGTCTGGGGGCAGGGAATCTAAGGCCAATTAACGCCAACTGCCTAAAGCTAAACCaaatggaaaaaccccatctccccAAGCCTGGAGTAGCAAAGCATCAAAGGCTACTTTCCCTCCAGCCCTCCCACTTCCGCCACATCTCAGATGGAAGGGAAAGTGCCCTGGATTGGCTGCGGGCCAAGCACCGGCCATCCCTTCATCTTCAGAGGGCACCAATTCACCTCAGCCTTTAATTAGCCACCAGCTAAATCCTTCATCCAGATAAGGGGTAACTGATGGGGACCTCGAAAGGAGTACTTAAAACCCAGAAAACTTTGCAACTGGCCCCTTGAGCTGCTTGCTCGGGCCCACTTCCACCCTGTAATGTGCTTTCTCCCTTTAATAAATCCTTGCTTTTGCGGCTTCGTTCCTGGGTTTCGttcctttgtgtgttttgttcagTTCTTTGTTCAAAGACTCCAAGGACCTGGACAACTCACACTCATGGCCTTCCTTCCAGTCACACAGGGAGGTCAGGGGTGAAGCGGAGTATCCCAGCCATCTAATCACACGGTTGcttcccctggcaaccaccccATCCTGAGGCTATCGGGGCCCCCAGTCACTAGTCACCTCATCATCACTTTGGTGATTCCAAGACTTTTAGGAGCTGTAGGCCAAGGAAACAAATCAAAATCAATATTTCACAATATAACAGATGTCTTTCTaggtatttgtatatatatatatatattttttgagatggagtttcttgttgcccaggctgcagtgcagtggtgtgatctcggctcactgcaacctcctcctcccgggttcaagtgattctcctgcctcagccttccaagtagctgggactacatgcgtgcaccaccatgcccggctgatttttgtatttttagtagagacagggtttcaccatattggccaggctggtctcaaactcctgacctcaggtgatccgcctgccttaggcctcccaaagcgctgggattacaggtgtgagccactgcgcccggtgtcTTTAGTTTCTTTTAGCATTGCTTTGTAGCTTTCAGTTTAAAAGTCTTTTATCTTCTTGGTTACATTTATTCTcaagtatttgtttgtttttgtgccattgtaaatgggattgttttcttaattttcttttctgcctggtCACCGCTAGTGTGTAGAAAcacaatgtattattttttttcgctgattttgtttctttcaactttgctgaaatctcatacagtcagccctccatattcctgggttctgcatccatggattgaTTCAACCAGCTatgaattgaaaatattcagaaaaaaattggttGGCTGTGTCTGTAATGAATATgtgcttttttcccccctcattATCTCCTAAATGACTtattataacaactatttacacaactgttgcattgtattaggtattataaataacctagagatgatttaaagtatataggaaGATGAGTGTAGGTTATGAGAAAAGAACGTTTATCTGAAGAATGTGAgactgtggcaggccaggtctcagtAACGCAGACCTCCGTAACAACTGTTTCAGTActgagtggttaagttaaatattaaaagccagaGCCCTTACATAAAGGTTgggatgtaacaaaagcccaccaaaaAGTTTTtcctaggcctttcctgggcttTAATGCATGACAAAAATAATgaaggaaatcttttttttctcactctgttgcccagccacgatctcggctcactgcaacctccgcctcccaggttcaagcgattctcctgcctcagcctcccaagtagctgagactacaggtgcgtgccaccatgcccagctaattttttgtatttttagtagagacagggtttcaccgtgttagccaggatggtctcgatctcctgatctcgtgatctgcccaccttggtctcccaaagtgctgggattacaggcgtgagccaccgagcagGGCCACGAAGGAATTCTTAAAAGAACCATTAAGCGTTTTActgggggtctgaagaaactccccaggcctccacaaacaagtttattagggtctgaaggaactccccaaacctccatgatttagctGGAGACAAGAGAAGGGTAATCActccagcacctggacccatttagaattaagtaaatttactgagctCCAGaagaaggtcttcaggactcagaccttagttaagtcaattaaaataagattaaaataagTCAATCgcttatatcttttttttttttaaactaagtgGCTTTTTTATTAGAGAAAGCCAGAATTACAAAGGACTTAAGAGTTGGCACTGGGTGGgggggccgggcatagtggctcacacctgtaatcccagcactttgggaggctgaggcgggtggatcacgaggtcaggcgatcaagaccatcctggctaacatggtgaaacctggtctctactaaaaataaaaaacaaataaaaaaataaataaataaattagccaggcgtggtggcaggtgcctgtagtcccagctactggggaggctgagacaggagaatggcatgaacccgggatgcgaagcttgcagtgagccgagattgcaccactgcactccagcctgggtgacagagtgagaccccgtctcaaaaagaaaaaaaagttggcaTTGGGACCCTTCTTCTTACCAAAGGTGGGCACAATGTTGACAAAGTGCCGGTTGTACTGCATCTGCCGCTTAGCCTGGCTTGtcatcttctttcttcctcctccctcctccccccttcccctcctcctccccctcttcctcctcctcctcctgtttgGCCACCTTAAGAGTCTGACCTTTCACTTTCCCAGCATGGGTCAGGGAACCATGGACTTTACCTCCAAGCATACAGCTTGCTACTTGGCTAATCAGGGCCTCCACCCCACACTGGCCCATGGTGGCCTCATCCTCCAGGGGCGTGCCTGCCAGGAGCACAACTTGATCTCCTGGGGCAATGCCCTCCAGGGAGGCTACATGAGCCTTGATCTGGGCGACCGTCTCCTGGCCGGTCACTTCAAGGGTGTGTAGCTCCTGGGCGCAGACAAAGAGCTGCATGTTGGTGACTGAACTGTGGTCCCATCTGCTGCTACCACAAAGCTAGGGGTCGAGGAAGGAGCGACTGCGCACACGTACAGACCGCAGGCTGCATGTCACATCACTCAATCACATGTCTTTAGAAGAGTGCACACTTACACGTAGACAgatagcttagaaggtatataagctctggaagactttgtaattttgagttggtctggtgataatttccaggccttctccctatAACCAGgtgcagaaataaaaactctcttcctccccagttcatctgtGTCTTGCTATTGGGCCATGAGAAATCGCAGCCCAACCCTCAGTTTGGTCTGAAACGAGATCTTTTAAATTATTAGGctgagggctgggcgcggtggctcacgcctgtaatctcagcactttgggaggccgaggcaggcagatcacgaggtcaggagatcgagaccatcctggctaacaaggcaaaaccccgtctctactaaaaacaaaaaaattagccgggcgtggtggcgggcgcctgtagtcccagctactcaggaagctgaggcaggagaatggtgtgaacccagaaggcggagcttgcagtgagccaagaatgcaccactgcactccagcctgggcgacagagcaggactccatctaaaaaaaaaaaaaaattattaggctGAGACAGCATGAAAATGAGACAGTAATCACATCCTCCCCCTACTTTAAGCGATGCACTCACCTGTTAAAACTGCTTGCTACTGTCACAAGCAGCTGTAAATTAACCTACTAATGCTGTACCAGACACTATAACTCATGTCCTATAGCTTAACAATGGATAGCCAATTACTAATCAATGTCATTTCTGTAAGCCAATGAGAATTCTTGCCAAACAACTTTATACCAGCCCCTCCCTGTACCccattttgcctttaaaaacctgcttctggccaggtgtggtggctcacgcctgtaatcccagcactttgggaggccaaggcaggcagatcatctgaggtcaggagtttgagaccagcctggccaacatggtgaaaccctctctttactaaaaatacaaaaattacccaggtgtggtggcaggtgcctgtaatcccagctactcgggaggctgaggtgggggaatcgcttgaacccaggaggtggaggttgcagtgagccatgattacaccactgtactccagcctgggtgacagagtaagactctgtctcaaacaaaaacagaaacaaaaacaaaaagaaacaaacaaaccagaaaacaacaacaaccaaaaaaacaccTGCTTGTAACAAAGGTGGAACGGAGTTCATATCCAAGGTCACTTGGGTCTGAGTTTCCCAGGAAGTTGTTCTCACTTTGGCTCAAGTAAACTTGTTAAATTATACTTGTGCGTCAGCCTCTTTCTTTGACGttggcatttctttctttattttttctttttgagaccgagtcttgctctgtcgcccaggctggagagcagtggcatgatcttg is a genomic window containing:
- the LOC722916 gene encoding ubiquitin-like FUBI-ribosomal protein eS30 fusion protein, translating into MQLFVCAQELHTLEVTGQETVAQIKAHVASLEGIAPGDQVVLLAGTPLEDEATMGQCGVEALISQVASCMLGGKVHGSLTHAGKVKGQTLKVAKQEERKKMTSQAKRQMQYNRHFVNIVPTFGKKKGPNANFFFFLRRGLTLSPRLECSGAISAHCKLRIPGSCHSPVSASPVAGTTGTCHHAWLIYLFIFLFVFYF